One region of Anas acuta chromosome Z, bAnaAcu1.1, whole genome shotgun sequence genomic DNA includes:
- the LOC137848347 gene encoding granzyme A-like — MGAFFTLSTSAAVILLVIPGGLCVEIIGGAEVNAHSRPFMALIIREKTEVICGGALIKPNWVLTAAHCPLDKNKDEVVLGAHSITRKEKEKQVFKIAKLIRYPCYWPNRQDHDLMLVQLNRRAKFNKAVKPIDLPTSGDDPKPGTVCRVAGWGQTQNNPRKTSDTLREVNVTIISRETCNSAKYYGNKPTITDEMICAGSEKGKRDSCRGDSGGPLICKNVMRGITSFGKKNKCGAIGAPGVYTRLTKQYIQWIKKTIGGDL; from the exons ATGGGAGCTTTCTTTACCTTGTCGACCTCTGCTGCTGTCATCCTCCTTGTAATTCCTGGAG gtttatgTGTGGAAATAATTGGAGGAGCTGAAGTAAATGCACACTCAAGACCTTTTATGGCCCTAATcataagagagaaaacagaagttatCTGTGGAGGAGCTTTGATCAAGCCAAACTGGGTGTTAACAGCTGCCCACTGTCCTTT GGACAAAAACAAGGATGAAGTTGTTCTTGGAGCTCATTCaataacaagaaaagaaaaagaaaaacaggtttttAAGATTGCAAAACTAATTCGCTATCCATGCTACTGGCCCAATCGTCAGGATCATGACCTTATGCTGGTGCAG CTTAATAGAAGAGCAAAATTTAATAAAGCTGTGAAACCCATTGACCTGCCTACCTCAGGTGATGATCCGAAGCCAGGAACTGTTTGTAGAGTAGCAGGATGGGGACAAACTCAAAATAATCCCAGAAAGACTTCTGATACCCTGAGGGAAGTCAACGTCACTATCATCAGCAGAGAAACTTGCAATAGTGCAAAATATTATGGGAACAAGCCTACTATAACAGACGAGATGATATGTGCAGGGTCTGAGAAAGGCAAAAGGGACTCATGTCGG GGGGATTCAGGTGGACCtttaatatgtaaaaatgtGATGAGAGGCATCAcctcttttgggaaaaaaaataagtgtggTGCTATTGGTGCCCCTGGTGTCTACACTCGCCTCACAAAGCAATACATTCAGTGGATAAAGAAAACCATAGGGGGAGACTTATAG
- the CDC20B gene encoding cell division cycle protein 20 homolog B — translation MEWKLEKSAARRMRTDEDLLWEKVMGTLGKDLKRSREQSLQQVTEVAASERTTYARFKSSMKKQLVARGPVASSPIVTRWQQLHAGGRAEEPSRACRAHHSTPGGAQPADTPGETPVTPQIPKKLSMRETTVTLPCSHTAEGLEWRNNRRTKIGKKQRCSTQLPVVQEVGCSMVKSVDMKVCENSSCIWKGCQERTQNEFRAVTTVKSPMSLEPEMRLHIAGLRDDYYLNILDWNLENLIAVAVGPAAHILNGRTLQGIESIGLNSCSKYISSLAWIKEGTCLAVGTSDGEVQLWDIETKKRLRNMFGHLSVVGALSWNHYILSSGSRLGSIHHHDVRVAQHHIGTLCQNKQSICSLKWSLTDQLLASGSNDGTLNIWPSDPGVKVQSQPLKTIPHSSAVKAMNWCPWQSKVLATGGGMKDGILRVWDINREKIIQSAATDSQICSLLWLPKTSELMTGQGLPGNQMKMWEYPMLVNSLKLYGHKGRVLHIALSPDQSRLFSVAADGIACLWKCHKSGKSKHNSKVFYNGY, via the exons CCTGAAGCggagcagagagcaaagcctGCAGCAGGTGACCGAG GTCGCCGCCTCAGAGAGGACGACGTACGCGAGGTTTAAGAGCTCCATGAAGAAGCAGCTGGTGGCCAGGGGCCCGGTGGCGAGCAGCCCCATTGTCAcaagatggcagcagctgcacgCAGGAGGCCGCGCTGAGGAGCCCAGCAGGGCCTGCAGGGCCCACCACAGTACCCCTGGGGGGGCCCAGCCTGCAGACACACCTGGGGAGACTCCAG tgacaCCTCAGATACCTAAGAAACTCTCCATGAGGGAAACAACTGTGACTCTACCCTGCAGTCACACTGCAGAAGGCTTAGAATGGAGAAATAACAGGAGAACtaaaataggaaagaaacag AGATGTTCTACTCAGCTTCCAGTGGTCCAAGAGGTTGGATGTAGCATGGTCAAAAGTGTAGACATGAAGGTTTGTGAAAATAGCAGTTGCATCTGGAAAG GATGCCAAGAAAGGACACAGAATGAGTTTAGAGCTGTTACCACTGTGAAGTCACCCATGTCATTGGAGCCAGAAATGAGGCTTCATATTGCTGGTTTGCGCGATGATTACT ATCTGAACATACTGGACTGGAACCTTGAAAATCTCATTGCTGTTGCTGTAGGACCTGCTGCACACATCTTGAATGGAAGAACTCTTCAAGGCATTGAAAGCATTGGTTTGAATTCCTGTTCCAAATACATTTCATCTCTGGCTTGGATAAAAGAAGGAACTTGCCTTGCAGTTGGCACTAGTGATGGAGAAGTGCAA CTGTGGGACATTGAAACCAAAAAGAGGTTGAGAAATATGTTTGGTCACCTGTCTGTAGTTGGTGCTCTGAGCTGGAATCATTATATTCTGAGCAG tGGTTCAAGACTGGGATCTATTCATCATCATGATGTTCGCGTTGCTCAGCACCACATTGGGACTCtttgccaaaacaaacaaagcatttgCAGCCTGAAATGGTCACTAACCGACCAGCTGCTCGCAAGTGGATCTAATGATGGTACGTTGAATATCTGGCCTAGTGACCCTGGTGTGAAAGTGCAGTCACAGCCATTGAAGACCATACCTCACTCTTCAGCAGTTAAG gctATGAACTGGTGTCCTTGGCAGTCCAAAGTCCTTGCTACAGGGGGTGGAATGAAAGATGGGATTTTGCGTGTCTGGGACATAAACCGTGAGAAAATCATCCAAAGTGCAGCTACAGATTCTCAG ATTTGTTCCTTGCTCTGGTTACCTAAAACCAGTGAACTGATGACTGGACAAGGCCTTCCTGGAAATCAGATGAAAATGTGGGAGTATCCCATGCTTGTCAATTCATTGAAACTCTATG GTCATAAAGGTAGAGTCCTGCATATAGCCCTGAGCCCAGACCAGAGCAGGCTCTTTTCAGTTGCGGCTGATGGGATAGCTTGTCTGTGGAAATGCCACAAGTCTGGGAAGAGCAAGCACAACAGCAAGGTTTTTTATAATGGTTATTAG
- the GPX8 gene encoding probable glutathione peroxidase 8: MEPLTTTYPLKYSVPKARVFVVFLSMVLCTAVLCILQLRFFKPKSKDFYSFEVKDSRGRIVSLEKYRGKATLVVNVASYCQNTDKNYIALQELHREFGPSHFTVLAFPCNQFGESEPGSSQEIEAFAKGNYGVTFPVFHKIKILGSEAEPAFKFLIDSSKKEPRWNFWKYLVSPEGKVVKFWRPEEPIESIKPEVASLIRQIIMKKREDL, from the exons ATGGAGCCTCTCACAACTACTTACCCTCTGAAATATTCAGTGCCCAAAGCCAGGGTCTTTGTCGTTTTTCTGTCGATGGTTTTGTGTACTGCAGTTCTCTGCATACTGCAACTCAGATTTTTTAAACCTAAATCcaaagatttttattctttcgAAGTCAAGGATTCACGAGGAAGGATCGTTTCATTGGAGAAGTACAGAGGGAAA GCAACTTTGGTTGTAAACGTGGCGAGTTACTGCCAGAACACAGACAAAAACTACATCGCCCTGCAAGAGCTACACAGGGAGTTTGGTCCCTCCCACTTCACTGTGCTGGCCTTTCCCTGCAACCAGTTCGGAGAATCAGAGCCCGGCTCAAGCCAGGAAATAGAGGCTTTTGCCAAAGGAAACTATGGAGTAACTTTCCCTGTTTTCCACAAAATCAAGATCCTGGGATCAGAAGCAGAACCCGCCTTTAAATTTCTAATAG ATTCTTCAAAGAAAGAGCCTCGGTGGAATTTCTGGAAGTACTTGGTCAGTCCTGAGGGTAAAGTTGTGAAATTCTGGAGACCTGAAGAGCCCATAGAAAGTATCAAGCCAGAAGTAGCATCATTAATCAGGCAAATCAtcatgaaaaaaagagaagaccTTTGA